One Solea senegalensis isolate Sse05_10M linkage group LG3, IFAPA_SoseM_1, whole genome shotgun sequence genomic window carries:
- the LOC122766998 gene encoding microsomal glutathione S-transferase 1-like, protein MTPLDGIMDSQVFLAFFTYATIVILKMMLMSHLTSYYRLTKKVFANLEDTKLLSSTVDKKLIGTDPDVERVRRCHLNDLENIVPFVVVGLFYALTQPELSCALLHFRVFAGSRIFHTIAYVGALPQPCRGLAYMLGALVNVSMSFQVLSAVLVL, encoded by the exons ATGACACCACTGGACGGCATCATGGACAGCCAGGTCTTCCTGGCATTTTTCACTTACGCCACTATTGTCATACTGAAGATGATGCTCATGTCACACCTGACGTCGTACTACCGCCTTACAAAGAAG GTGTTCGCAAACCTAGAGGACACCAAACTTTTGTCGTCAACAGTGGACAAGAAATTGATCGGCACAGATCCCGATGTTGAACGTGTCCGCAG gTGTCACCTGAACGACCTGGAGAACATTGTCCCCTTCGTGGTGGTGGGCCTTTTCTACGCCCTGACTCAACCCGAGCTTTCGTGCGCTCTGCTTCACTTCCGTGTCTTTGCCGGCTCAAGGATCTTCCACACCATCGCCTATGTTGGCGCTCTGCCTCAGCCCTGCAGGGGTCTGGCCTATATGCTGGGAGCGCTGGTCAACGTGTCCATGTCTTTCCAGGTGCTCAGCGCTGTCCTTGTCTTGTAG